In Arthrobacter sp. SLBN-112, a genomic segment contains:
- a CDS encoding NAD-dependent epimerase/dehydratase family protein → MVTSRNADTVAPRSILFVGGTGVISAAAAERAVALGHRLTILNRGQSTRPVPEGAEVLHADVRDAAAVREVLGGREFDAVADFIAYTPDQAQTSMELFRDRVGQYVFISSASAYQKPPTRLPILESTPLKNSFWQYSRDKIACEELLFRAYREDDFPLTVVRPSHTYDRTKIAMVGGWTDLHRMRSGLPVMVHGDGTSLWTLTHSKDFAKAFVGLLGRPQAVGESYTITSDEYLPWNQIYRLFARAAGVREPELVHVASQTIAAHDQELGSNLLGDRSHSVVFDNTKIKSLVPDYSATIPFADGAREIVQWHDAHPELQQVNEAYMQLSDKLIGSSRQGA, encoded by the coding sequence GTGGTGACCTCCCGCAATGCCGACACCGTGGCGCCGCGCAGCATCCTCTTCGTCGGTGGCACCGGGGTCATCAGCGCGGCGGCGGCAGAACGCGCCGTCGCGCTGGGCCACCGGCTGACCATCCTGAACCGGGGCCAATCCACCAGGCCGGTTCCGGAGGGTGCCGAAGTGCTGCACGCGGACGTCCGTGATGCGGCCGCCGTCCGCGAGGTGCTGGGCGGCAGGGAGTTCGACGCCGTGGCGGACTTCATCGCCTACACCCCGGACCAGGCGCAAACGAGCATGGAGTTGTTCCGGGACCGGGTGGGGCAGTACGTCTTCATCAGCTCCGCCTCCGCCTACCAAAAGCCGCCCACCAGGCTGCCCATCCTGGAGTCCACGCCGTTGAAGAACTCCTTCTGGCAGTACTCGCGGGACAAGATCGCGTGCGAGGAGCTGTTGTTCCGGGCCTACCGGGAGGATGACTTTCCGCTGACCGTGGTCCGGCCGTCGCACACCTACGACCGCACCAAGATCGCCATGGTGGGCGGCTGGACGGACCTCCACCGGATGCGGAGCGGGCTTCCCGTCATGGTGCACGGCGACGGCACTTCACTGTGGACCCTCACGCACAGCAAGGACTTCGCCAAGGCGTTTGTGGGCCTGCTCGGAAGGCCGCAGGCGGTGGGCGAAAGCTACACCATCACCTCCGACGAGTACCTGCCGTGGAACCAGATCTACCGGCTCTTCGCACGGGCGGCCGGCGTCCGTGAACCGGAACTGGTGCACGTGGCATCCCAGACCATCGCCGCGCACGACCAGGAACTGGGTTCCAACCTCCTGGGCGACCGGTCCCACTCGGTGGTCTTCGACAACACCAAGATCAAGTCCCTGGTCCCGGACTACTCGGCCACCATCCCGTTTGCGGACGGCGCCCGGGAAATCGTCCAGTGGCATGACGCCCATCCGGAGCTGCAGCAGGTCAACGAGGCCTACATGCAGCTTTCGGACAAGCTCATCGGCTCGTCCCGGCAAGGCGCCTGA
- a CDS encoding helix-turn-helix domain-containing protein has product MTSPPPSHPADGPVAAAIDLLAKQGFDATSVEELAEASGMSRSTFFRRFGSKEDVVFADHERILRQVNERLAESRLEPLAAVADAALLVFDHHLQNRATSLARYGLLQAVPALRDRELVTSHRYERAFLRYLNDNLPKDGRREYPAVAYAAAVVAVHNAFLRQWLRAAPATGETGQPDTARAAALASELAALAETFRPALLGPPAPADAPDQKAATVVVTVLAGPADKDAIAQAVRDALP; this is encoded by the coding sequence ATGACCTCGCCTCCTCCCAGCCATCCTGCCGACGGCCCAGTTGCCGCCGCCATCGACCTCCTGGCCAAACAGGGTTTCGATGCCACGTCTGTCGAGGAGCTGGCTGAAGCCTCGGGAATGAGCCGCAGCACGTTCTTCCGGAGGTTCGGATCCAAGGAGGATGTGGTCTTCGCTGACCACGAGCGAATCCTCCGCCAAGTGAACGAGCGGCTCGCCGAGTCGCGGCTGGAGCCCCTGGCCGCCGTGGCGGACGCGGCACTGTTGGTGTTCGACCACCACCTGCAGAACCGCGCAACGTCCCTGGCCCGGTACGGACTTTTGCAGGCCGTGCCGGCCCTCCGGGACCGGGAACTGGTCACCTCACACCGGTATGAGCGGGCCTTCCTGCGGTACCTCAATGACAACCTGCCCAAGGACGGCCGGCGCGAGTACCCTGCCGTTGCCTACGCCGCAGCCGTGGTCGCCGTACACAATGCCTTCCTCCGGCAATGGCTTCGCGCTGCACCCGCCACCGGCGAAACCGGGCAGCCTGACACAGCACGGGCAGCAGCACTGGCCAGCGAACTCGCAGCCCTGGCCGAAACCTTCCGGCCGGCGCTCCTCGGTCCTCCCGCGCCTGCCGATGCCCCGGATCAAAAGGCGGCGACCGTCGTCGTCACCGTGCTCGCCGGCCCGGCGGACAAGGACGCCATCGCCCAAGCGGTCCGCGATGCCTTGCCCTGA
- a CDS encoding acyl-CoA dehydrogenase family protein, which yields MTTTSPAPAPTVTGSAPEFPAGTVEPEYLLTEALGTDPASVLAGINAEDRKYWDRARRFVQEEVLPVIDGYWERGEYPLHLLHRLGELDLLRDGIAVDGFEPMSSMAAGLVNMEISRGDGSVATMIAVQGGLALRSVAECGSEAQKERWLPAIARGTEYAAFALTEPTHGSDSVALETTATRTDGGFLLNGEKKWIGNGSIGGVSVVWARGDDGQVHGYLVPQDSPGYAATTIEGKLALRAIWQAHIRLENVFVPEGNVLPGARTFKDTARVLLATRLGVAWSAVGHATACYETAVQYARQRKQFGRPLAASQIIQERLARMLSELATMQLMVVQMTRLDEAGTLTPEQASLVKYTCTRTARGIASNARDLLGGNGILLANRVARHLADIEAIHTYEGTETVQALIIGRGITGVSAFA from the coding sequence ATGACGACGACGTCGCCCGCCCCCGCGCCCACCGTCACCGGAAGTGCGCCGGAGTTCCCGGCCGGAACGGTGGAACCCGAGTACCTTCTCACCGAGGCGCTCGGCACCGATCCTGCCTCCGTCCTCGCCGGCATCAACGCCGAAGACCGGAAGTACTGGGACCGCGCCCGCCGCTTCGTCCAGGAGGAAGTCCTCCCCGTCATCGACGGCTACTGGGAACGCGGCGAGTACCCGTTGCACCTCCTCCACCGCCTCGGCGAACTGGACCTGCTCCGCGACGGCATCGCCGTGGACGGCTTCGAACCGATGAGCAGCATGGCCGCCGGACTGGTGAACATGGAAATCAGCCGCGGGGACGGATCCGTGGCCACCATGATCGCGGTCCAGGGCGGCCTTGCCCTGCGGTCCGTCGCGGAGTGCGGATCCGAGGCACAGAAGGAGCGATGGCTGCCGGCGATCGCCCGCGGGACCGAATACGCGGCCTTTGCCCTCACCGAGCCCACCCATGGATCCGACTCCGTGGCCCTGGAAACCACGGCCACCCGCACGGACGGCGGCTTCCTGCTCAACGGCGAAAAGAAGTGGATCGGCAACGGCTCCATCGGCGGAGTCAGCGTAGTCTGGGCGCGCGGCGACGACGGCCAGGTCCACGGCTACCTGGTTCCGCAAGACTCCCCCGGCTACGCAGCCACCACGATCGAAGGCAAGCTGGCCCTTCGCGCCATCTGGCAGGCCCACATCCGGCTGGAGAACGTCTTCGTTCCCGAAGGGAACGTCCTGCCGGGCGCACGCACGTTCAAGGACACCGCCCGCGTCCTGCTGGCGACCCGCCTCGGTGTGGCCTGGTCCGCCGTCGGGCATGCCACTGCCTGCTACGAGACGGCCGTCCAGTACGCCAGGCAGCGCAAGCAGTTCGGCCGCCCGCTGGCCGCCTCCCAGATCATCCAGGAGCGCCTCGCGCGGATGCTCAGCGAACTGGCCACCATGCAGCTCATGGTGGTCCAGATGACCCGGCTCGACGAAGCCGGCACCCTGACCCCGGAACAGGCCTCGCTGGTCAAGTACACCTGCACCCGGACGGCCCGCGGCATCGCCTCCAATGCCCGTGACCTCCTGGGCGGCAATGGCATCCTGCTGGCCAACCGCGTGGCCCGGCACCTGGCCGATATCGAAGCAATCCACACCTACGAAGGCACCGAAACCGTGCAGGCGCTGATCATCGGCCGCGGCATCACAGGCGTCTCCGCCTTCGCCTGA
- a CDS encoding acetyl-CoA C-acetyltransferase, translating into MNQNANIPVILGGARTPFGRFRGGLTPFSSSALGAHAIRAALERTGVAPERIGAVIVGQVIQAGAGQGPARQASLAAGIGWDVPTITINKLCLSGLTAVIDAARMIRTGEADFIVAAGQESMTNAPHLVPGLRAGVVIGDAPMLDSLNHDGLQDPVSGKLMGEATDAGNAERGITRAEQDAVAARSHQRAEAARTAGVLAEEIAPIQVPQRKGPAVTLEHDEGIRPETTAESLAQLRPAFSKDAAATITAGSASPLSDGAAALVIASKAAAIAAGLEWIAEIGAHGQTAGPDGSLHSQPARAIERALKNEGLSMQELDLVEINEAFASVLIQSANDLGIDTGTVNAEGGAIALGHPVGASGARLVLHQALALKRRGGGTGVVALCGGGGQGDALILKA; encoded by the coding sequence TTGAACCAGAACGCCAACATCCCCGTCATCCTCGGCGGCGCCCGGACCCCCTTCGGCAGGTTCCGCGGCGGCCTCACGCCCTTCTCCTCGAGCGCGCTGGGCGCCCACGCGATCCGGGCAGCGCTGGAACGGACCGGCGTGGCCCCGGAGCGAATCGGTGCCGTCATTGTGGGACAGGTGATCCAGGCCGGCGCCGGCCAGGGCCCTGCACGGCAGGCCAGCCTGGCCGCCGGCATCGGCTGGGACGTTCCCACCATCACCATCAACAAGCTCTGCCTGTCCGGGCTGACGGCAGTCATTGACGCCGCCCGGATGATCCGCACCGGCGAAGCGGACTTCATTGTCGCTGCCGGCCAGGAATCGATGACCAACGCACCGCACCTGGTCCCCGGGCTTCGCGCCGGCGTCGTGATCGGCGATGCCCCCATGCTCGACTCCCTGAACCACGACGGGCTCCAGGACCCGGTGAGCGGCAAGCTGATGGGCGAGGCAACCGACGCCGGAAACGCCGAGCGCGGCATCACCCGCGCCGAGCAGGACGCTGTGGCCGCCCGCTCCCACCAGCGCGCCGAAGCGGCCCGAACCGCCGGCGTGCTCGCGGAGGAAATCGCACCGATCCAGGTACCGCAGCGCAAAGGCCCCGCCGTAACCCTTGAGCACGACGAGGGCATCCGGCCGGAAACCACCGCTGAATCGCTGGCGCAGCTCCGCCCGGCGTTCTCAAAGGATGCGGCAGCCACCATTACCGCCGGCTCGGCGTCTCCGCTGTCCGACGGTGCCGCGGCGCTGGTGATTGCCAGCAAGGCCGCCGCCATCGCGGCAGGCCTTGAGTGGATCGCCGAGATCGGCGCGCACGGCCAGACTGCCGGACCGGACGGATCGCTGCACTCCCAGCCCGCCCGGGCCATCGAGCGCGCCCTCAAGAATGAAGGCCTCAGCATGCAGGAGCTTGACCTGGTGGAAATCAACGAGGCCTTCGCGTCGGTCCTGATCCAGTCCGCGAACGATCTTGGCATCGACACCGGAACCGTGAATGCCGAAGGCGGCGCCATTGCCCTGGGCCACCCCGTCGGCGCCTCTGGCGCCCGCCTGGTGCTGCACCAGGCGCTGGCGCTGAAACGGCGCGGCGGAGGCACCGGCGTCGTAGCCCTCTGCGGGGGCGGCGGCCAAGGCGACGCCCTCATCCTCAAAGCTTGA
- a CDS encoding long-chain fatty acid--CoA ligase, protein MNNTNSADGFATISVAAILAESAHRTPDSIALLVGEDQVSYRDLWNQTRAYAGALRARGVGPGDAVAVLIPNVPDFARVYYAILSLGAIVVPVHALLKAREIEYVLQDSGAGLLICAAPLLAEGAAGAAASGVDVLTVLAPDDDGFPRLETEAAAAEPIRTYEPCRPSDTATILYTSGTTGKPKGALGTHFALVEQTSVLLTSVMDFKPGDVLFGGLPLFHTFGQTVVLNTGLRAGATIVLMPRFTGADALKLLAKHDVNIFLGVPTMYVALLEAAKTVPDRPASLRYGISGGASLPLAIMDRFRDVFGVEIHEGYGLTETSPVAAFNHVGTAPRPGTIGVPIWGVDIEIARPEVVESIELLPNGELGELVIRGHLLMKGYLNRPEATAEAVVDGWFRSGDLGTKDDDGYLTIVDRKKDMIIRNGYNVYPREVEEVLLTHPAVVSAAVYGIPDDVHGQEIAAAIVLDSGATVSESELIEFASTRLAAYKYPRAVRILSELPLGPSGKILKRKLAEDPS, encoded by the coding sequence ATGAACAACACCAACTCCGCCGACGGCTTCGCCACCATCTCCGTCGCAGCCATCCTGGCCGAATCGGCACACCGGACTCCGGACAGCATCGCCCTCCTCGTCGGTGAGGACCAGGTCAGCTACCGGGACCTGTGGAACCAGACCCGCGCCTATGCCGGGGCGTTGCGGGCGCGCGGCGTCGGCCCGGGAGACGCCGTCGCCGTCCTGATTCCCAACGTTCCGGACTTCGCGCGGGTGTACTACGCCATCCTGTCGCTGGGCGCCATCGTGGTCCCTGTGCACGCCCTGCTCAAGGCCCGCGAGATCGAATATGTCCTGCAGGACAGCGGGGCCGGGCTGCTGATCTGCGCCGCCCCGCTCCTGGCTGAGGGCGCGGCAGGCGCCGCCGCCAGCGGAGTGGACGTCTTGACGGTACTTGCCCCGGACGACGACGGGTTCCCCCGGCTGGAGACGGAGGCCGCCGCCGCCGAGCCGATCCGGACCTATGAACCGTGCCGCCCCTCGGACACGGCCACGATTCTGTACACCTCGGGCACCACGGGCAAGCCGAAGGGGGCACTGGGCACGCACTTCGCCCTGGTGGAACAAACCAGCGTCCTGCTGACCAGCGTGATGGACTTCAAGCCCGGCGATGTCCTGTTCGGTGGACTGCCGCTCTTCCATACCTTCGGCCAGACGGTGGTCCTCAACACCGGGCTCCGTGCCGGCGCCACGATCGTCCTGATGCCACGCTTTACCGGCGCGGATGCCCTGAAGCTGCTGGCGAAGCACGACGTGAACATCTTCCTCGGCGTCCCCACCATGTACGTGGCGCTCCTGGAAGCTGCCAAGACTGTGCCGGACCGGCCGGCCTCCCTGCGGTACGGCATCTCCGGTGGAGCGTCGCTTCCGCTGGCCATAATGGACAGGTTCCGCGACGTCTTCGGCGTGGAAATCCATGAGGGCTACGGCCTCACGGAGACCTCACCCGTGGCCGCTTTCAACCACGTGGGCACCGCGCCGCGGCCTGGAACCATCGGGGTCCCCATCTGGGGAGTTGATATCGAAATCGCCCGGCCGGAGGTAGTGGAAAGCATAGAGCTGCTGCCCAACGGGGAACTCGGCGAGCTCGTGATCCGCGGACACCTGCTGATGAAGGGCTACCTCAACCGGCCCGAGGCCACGGCTGAGGCCGTGGTGGACGGCTGGTTCCGCTCGGGGGACCTTGGCACCAAGGACGACGACGGCTACCTCACCATCGTGGACCGCAAGAAGGACATGATCATCCGCAACGGCTACAACGTCTACCCCCGGGAAGTGGAGGAGGTCCTGTTGACGCACCCGGCCGTGGTCAGCGCCGCCGTCTACGGCATTCCGGATGACGTCCATGGACAGGAGATCGCCGCCGCGATCGTACTGGACTCGGGGGCCACGGTCAGCGAATCCGAGCTGATTGAGTTCGCCAGTACCCGGCTGGCGGCCTACAAGTACCCGCGGGCGGTAAGGATCCTGTCCGAGCTCCCGCTTGGACCGAGTGGAAAGATCCTCAAGCGGAAACTGGCCGAGGACCCCTCTTAG
- a CDS encoding alpha/beta hydrolase: MTAPSRNEYTTIDVPVRGGLLRTAVWGSPDAGAPTVLAVHGVTSSHMQWAVLADALPGVRIIAPDLRGRGHSNTLPGPYGMASHAQDLADVLDAVSARQVLVLGHSMGAFVAEVFAHLHPDRVSSLVLVDGGLPLPVPPGVTVDQAIQAILGPAAARLSMTFPDHETYLDFWRNHPAFAADWNTDVEAYARYDLMGEAPDLHPSTVVEAMSEDSRDLLAGESVRRALENLRHATVLLWAPRGLRDESPGLYTQQIVETHLHGQPSMRAELVPGVNHYTIVMGGAGAARVAAVVKEMLAQEDLKAR, from the coding sequence GTGACCGCGCCCAGCCGTAACGAGTACACCACCATTGACGTTCCGGTCCGGGGCGGCCTCCTCCGTACCGCGGTCTGGGGGTCACCTGATGCCGGGGCGCCCACCGTTCTTGCCGTGCACGGGGTGACGTCCTCGCACATGCAGTGGGCGGTCCTGGCCGACGCGCTCCCCGGCGTCCGCATCATTGCGCCCGACTTGCGAGGACGCGGACACAGCAACACCCTGCCCGGCCCCTACGGCATGGCGTCTCACGCCCAGGACCTGGCTGACGTCCTCGATGCGGTGTCGGCCAGGCAGGTCCTGGTGTTGGGGCATTCCATGGGAGCGTTCGTGGCCGAGGTGTTTGCACACCTCCATCCCGACCGGGTCAGTTCACTCGTCCTGGTCGACGGCGGACTGCCCCTTCCCGTGCCCCCGGGCGTCACCGTGGACCAGGCCATCCAGGCGATCCTCGGGCCGGCCGCCGCCCGGCTGTCCATGACGTTCCCGGACCACGAAACCTACTTGGATTTCTGGCGGAATCATCCCGCCTTCGCAGCAGACTGGAACACCGACGTGGAAGCCTATGCGCGCTACGACCTGATGGGTGAAGCTCCAGACCTTCACCCATCGACCGTCGTGGAAGCCATGAGCGAGGACTCCAGGGACCTCCTGGCAGGGGAATCAGTCCGCCGTGCGCTGGAGAACCTGCGCCACGCCACCGTGCTGTTGTGGGCGCCGCGAGGACTTCGCGATGAATCCCCCGGGCTTTACACGCAGCAAATCGTGGAAACGCACCTGCATGGCCAGCCATCGATGCGGGCAGAGCTGGTTCCTGGCGTCAACCATTACACCATTGTCATGGGAGGCGCCGGGGCGGCCAGGGTTGCCGCCGTCGTCAAGGAAATGTTGGCGCAGGAGGACCTCAAGGCCCGTTGA
- a CDS encoding aldo/keto reductase: MKLAPLIPLNDGNSIPQLGLGTWPLDDDQVAAAVVQAVEAGYRHIDTAVKYGNERGVGNGIRATGLDRNELFVTTKLDGEFQGHDRAVAGLEGSLKRLGLDYVDLLLIHWPLPGRDQYVSTWQTFERLQAEGKVRSIGVSNFKPAHLERLMAETDVVPAVNQVQLSPAITRTAEREFHAAHGIVTESYSPLGGQGAGLLGAPILAQLAEKHGKSPGQLVLRWHIQNGLVTIPKTSSPERMQENLDVFDFALDPQDLAELSVLDDGPGAGNDSDKTGH; encoded by the coding sequence ATGAAACTTGCACCGCTCATCCCCCTCAACGACGGCAACAGCATCCCCCAGCTTGGTTTGGGCACTTGGCCGCTGGACGACGATCAGGTGGCGGCCGCCGTCGTGCAGGCCGTGGAAGCCGGGTACCGGCACATTGATACCGCGGTAAAGTACGGCAACGAACGTGGTGTGGGCAACGGCATCCGGGCCACTGGCCTGGACCGCAACGAGCTCTTCGTCACCACCAAGCTGGACGGTGAATTCCAAGGCCACGACCGCGCCGTTGCGGGGCTGGAGGGGTCCCTGAAGCGTCTGGGGCTGGATTATGTGGACCTGCTGCTTATCCACTGGCCGTTGCCTGGCAGGGACCAATATGTTTCCACCTGGCAGACGTTTGAACGGCTCCAGGCCGAGGGAAAGGTCCGGTCCATCGGGGTGTCCAACTTCAAGCCGGCCCACCTGGAGCGCCTGATGGCGGAGACGGATGTGGTGCCGGCGGTCAACCAGGTCCAGCTCAGCCCCGCGATTACCCGGACCGCGGAGCGCGAGTTCCATGCCGCGCACGGGATCGTCACGGAGTCCTACAGTCCATTGGGCGGGCAGGGCGCGGGTTTGCTGGGCGCCCCCATCCTGGCGCAACTCGCTGAAAAACACGGCAAATCCCCGGGCCAACTGGTTCTGCGGTGGCACATACAAAACGGATTGGTAACGATTCCCAAGACCTCTTCTCCGGAGCGGATGCAGGAGAATTTGGATGTGTTCGATTTCGCCCTGGACCCGCAGGATCTAGCGGAACTTTCAGTCCTGGACGACGGTCCCGGTGCTGGCAACGATTCCGACAAAACCGGGCACTAA
- a CDS encoding GlsB/YeaQ/YmgE family stress response membrane protein, producing MGFIAFLILGLIAGAIAKAILPGRQGGGWVITLILGVVGALLGGWLGGMIFGSGLQEFFSIQTWLLAIVGSLIVLAIYGMVTRRSARG from the coding sequence ATGGGATTTATTGCATTTCTGATTCTCGGACTTATCGCTGGTGCGATCGCTAAGGCGATCCTCCCGGGCAGGCAGGGTGGCGGCTGGGTCATCACCCTGATCCTGGGCGTTGTTGGCGCGCTCCTCGGCGGCTGGCTGGGCGGAATGATCTTCGGCAGTGGACTGCAGGAGTTCTTCTCCATCCAGACCTGGCTGCTGGCGATCGTCGGCTCGCTGATCGTCCTTGCCATTTACGGCATGGTCACCAGGCGCAGCGCCCGCGGCTAA
- a CDS encoding YtxH domain-containing protein, whose translation MKNKLLLGVGVAIGYVLGSRSGRAAYDKLKARAAGIWDSKPVQDKVAVATEAVKEKAPEVADQLGEAARRAGTVIGSAMHRDGTSGGEQVLRLRRRHIPTW comes from the coding sequence GTGAAAAACAAGCTTCTTTTAGGTGTGGGCGTCGCTATCGGCTACGTTCTCGGCTCGCGGTCGGGCCGTGCAGCTTACGACAAGCTGAAGGCCCGTGCGGCCGGTATTTGGGACAGCAAGCCGGTCCAGGACAAGGTGGCCGTGGCAACGGAGGCCGTCAAGGAAAAGGCGCCCGAAGTGGCCGACCAACTGGGCGAAGCCGCCCGCAGGGCAGGCACCGTGATCGGCTCTGCAATGCACCGGGACGGGACGTCCGGCGGGGAGCAAGTCCTCCGCCTCCGCCGCCGGCACATCCCCACGTGGTGA
- a CDS encoding putative protein N(5)-glutamine methyltransferase, with translation MPVPESSAVDSHPTPAFDHIVTLLRSAGCVFAEEEARLLLSEATGPAELALNVQRRAAGMPLEYVLGWAEFAGRRIRVETGVFVPRRRTELLVSHAVALLSTSPSAEPPVVVDLCCGSGAVGAAMVRALPGVDLHAADIDATAVQCARRNIEPLGGSVHRGDLFEALPSALRGRVRLLAVNAPYVPTEAIRTMPPEARLYEPVISLDGGADGLDFHRRVAAGSIEWLAPEGHLLIETSERQAAGTSAILAAAGFRTETVRSEDLDATVVVGALPGIDKD, from the coding sequence ATGCCAGTTCCTGAATCAAGCGCTGTTGACAGCCACCCCACTCCGGCCTTCGACCACATCGTGACGCTCCTGCGCTCGGCTGGCTGCGTTTTCGCTGAGGAGGAGGCCCGGCTGCTGCTGTCGGAAGCCACCGGGCCTGCGGAACTCGCCCTTAATGTCCAGCGCCGCGCTGCGGGGATGCCGCTGGAATACGTCCTCGGCTGGGCGGAGTTCGCCGGCCGGCGCATTCGTGTTGAGACGGGCGTCTTCGTCCCGCGGCGCCGCACTGAACTGCTGGTCAGCCACGCTGTGGCGCTGCTGTCCACCAGCCCGTCTGCGGAACCTCCGGTTGTCGTCGACCTGTGCTGCGGGTCCGGCGCCGTGGGAGCGGCTATGGTTCGCGCGCTGCCCGGAGTGGACCTGCATGCCGCTGACATCGACGCCACAGCCGTGCAGTGCGCGCGGCGGAACATCGAACCACTCGGCGGCAGCGTTCATCGTGGCGATTTATTCGAGGCGCTCCCATCGGCGCTGCGCGGCCGGGTCAGGCTGCTGGCTGTCAACGCCCCGTACGTTCCCACCGAGGCCATCAGGACCATGCCGCCCGAAGCCCGGCTGTACGAGCCGGTGATCTCGTTGGACGGCGGCGCGGACGGACTGGACTTCCATCGACGTGTTGCCGCCGGATCCATCGAGTGGCTCGCCCCCGAGGGGCACCTGCTCATCGAAACCAGTGAACGGCAGGCGGCCGGAACTTCTGCCATCCTGGCCGCGGCCGGGTTCCGGACAGAGACCGTCCGTTCGGAGGACCTGGACGCGACGGTGGTTGTGGGCGCCCTGCCTGGGATCGACAAGGACTAA